A single region of the Vicia villosa cultivar HV-30 ecotype Madison, WI linkage group LG4, Vvil1.0, whole genome shotgun sequence genome encodes:
- the LOC131598467 gene encoding uncharacterized protein LOC131598467 has product MDNGIPRQSSIRYKLKNTICCFTGNIHHHDSSFEEGDRSYNKLHIPKTPISPTSSSSSPCSWFKKSPPSNVSDYSRVRGKSLRTRVGRKHGHHRQSHSADFSYDPLSYALNFENENAQDDIPIKDFSSRLPQSPPSSSSTTNYSDKLPKEIVGYS; this is encoded by the coding sequence ATGGATAATGGGATTCCCAGACAATCTTCTATAAGATACAAACTAAAAAATACAATATGTTGCTTTACGGGAAATATCCATCATCATGATTCTTCGTTTGAAGAAGGAGACAGATCTTATAACAAATTACACATTCCAAAAACACCAATTTCACCTACAAGTTCATCAAGTTCTCCATGCTCATGGTTCAAGAAATCTCCCCCTAGTAATGTAAGTGATTATTCACGTGTTAGGGGAAAAAGCTTAAGGACACGTGTGGGTCGCAAACACGGTCATCATCGTCAATCCCATTCCGCGGATTTTAGCTATGACCCTTTAAGTTATGCACTCAATTTTGAAAATGAAAATGCCCAAGATGATATCCCAATAAAAGATTTTAGCTCTCGACTGCCTCAATCGcctccttcttcttcatcaacgaCTAATTACTCTGATAAGCTTCCAAAAGAGATAGTTGGATATAGTTGA
- the LOC131596289 gene encoding homeobox protein knotted-1-like 3 has translation MAYHNQHLSQELPIHHFTDQSNNNTFRSILPDSPDPNSKPDSDPNQLQTTPNWLNNAILRTHYTDNNNNNNNNDVNNDNTTNDNGNVNGHGNGASNFLNLQTASDSVQNSGQWLSQSILHRPHGEVIDDVTDVHDLDDLKGDGKGDVAVVGDWQTGRWKAEIMSHPLYEQLLSAHVACLRIATPVDQLPRIDAQLAQSQNVVEKYAAFGQNIVGVDDKELDHFMSHYVLLLCSFKEQLQQHVRVHAMEAVMACWEIEQSLQSLTGVSPGEGTGATMSDDEDEQVDSDANMFDGSFDGGGDNMGFGPLIPTENERSLMERVRQELKHELKHGYKEKIVDIREEILRKRRAGKLPGDTTSVLKAWWQSHSKWPYPTEEDKARLVQETGLQLKQINNWFINQRKRNWHSNPSSSTVLKSKRKRSQN, from the exons ATGGCTTATCACAACCAGCATCTTTCACAAGAGTTACCAATCCACCATTTCACAGACCAATCTAACAACAACACTTTTCGTTCCATCTTACCAGACTCACCCGACCCTAACTCCAAACCTGATTCCGACCCAAACCAACTCCAAACCACACCTAACTGGCTCAACAACGCCATCCTTCGTACCCACTACAccgacaacaataacaacaacaacaataacgacGTTAACAACGACAACACCACCAACGATAACGGCAACGTTAACGGTCACGGTAACGGAGCTTCTAATTTTCTTAACCTCCAAACGGCTTCCGACTCCGTTCAAAACTCCGGCCAATGGCTTTCCCAGTCGATTCTCCATCGGCCCCACGGTGAAGTCATCGACGACGTCACCGATGTACACGATTTAGATGATTTGAAAGGCGACGGTAAAGGAGATGTTGCGGTGGTCGGAGACTGGCAGACGGGGAGATGGAAGGCGGAGATTATGTCGCATCCGTTGTATGAACAGTTGTTGTCGGCACATGTGGCGTGTTTGAGGATTGCGACGCCGGTGGACcagttgccgaggattgatgctCAGCTGGCACAGTCTCAGAATGTGGTCGAGAAATATGCCGCCTTCGGACAGAACATCGTCGGTGTAGATGACAAAGAACTCGACCACTTCATG TCACACTATGTTTTATTGCTGTGTTCCTTCAAAGAACAATTGCAACAACATGTCCGTGTCCATGCCATGGAAGCAGTAATGGCTTGTTGGGAGATAGAACAATCCTTACAAAGTCTAACAG GAGTTTCACCTGGAGAAGGTACGGGGGCAACAATGTCTGATGACGAAGATGAACAAGTAGACAGCGACGCAAATATGTTTGATGGTAGTTTTGATGGTGGCGGAGATAACATGGGATTTGGCCCTCTTATACCAACAGAGAATGAAAGGTCTTTAATGGAGCGCGTAAGGCAAGAGCTAAAGCATGAATTGAAACAT GGTTACAAGGAGAAAATTGTCGACATAAGAGAGGAAATTTTACGCAAGAGACGAGCCGGGAAACTTCCCGGTGACACAACCTCTGTCCTTAAGGCTTGGTGGCAATCACACTCTAAATGGCCTTATCCAACG GAGGAAGATAAGGCAAGGTTGGTGCAAGAAACTGGGTTACAATTAAAGCAGATTAACAACTGGTTTATCAATCAAAGGAAGAGAAATTGGCACAGCAATCCTTCATCTTCTACTGTCTTGAAGAGCAAGCGCAAAAGGTCTCAAAACtag